A genomic region of Janthinobacterium lividum contains the following coding sequences:
- a CDS encoding (2Fe-2S) ferredoxin domain-containing protein: MSHFRHHVFFCCNQRDGGRDCCANHGADQLRQHAKERLAALGMLGQEQVRINQAGCLDRCELGPVLVIYPEATWYTYLDASDIDEIIDEHLIHHRVVERLLV; encoded by the coding sequence ATGAGCCATTTTCGCCACCACGTCTTTTTCTGCTGCAACCAGCGCGACGGCGGGCGCGATTGCTGCGCCAACCACGGTGCCGACCAACTGCGCCAGCATGCCAAGGAGCGCCTGGCCGCGCTGGGCATGCTGGGCCAGGAGCAGGTGCGCATCAACCAGGCCGGTTGCCTGGACCGCTGCGAGCTGGGCCCGGTGCTGGTGATTTATCCGGAAGCGACCTGGTACACCTATCTCGATGCCAGCGACATTGACGAGATCATCGATGAACACCTGATCCATCACCGCGTCGTCGAGCGCCTGCTGGTGTGA
- the leuD gene encoding 3-isopropylmalate dehydratase small subunit gives MNRSFLIESGHAALLAVPNIDTDIIIPQTELVTTSRRGLGQGLFARWRYLEGRVPDPAFVLNQPQHRHATFLIAADNFGCGSSREHAAWALADFGIRAVVAPGFGEIFQRNCVRNGILPARVSADGYARLAEAARLAGGGLRLSIDLHHQRINCAQFSLTFDIEPDDAARLLRGTDEIAETLAHAGAIARFAAADRTRRPWVYEPGWEQGEACVADALAQEAT, from the coding sequence ATGAACCGCAGCTTTCTGATCGAATCCGGACATGCCGCCCTGCTGGCGGTGCCGAATATCGACACCGACATCATCATTCCGCAAACCGAACTGGTGACCACTTCCCGGCGTGGCCTGGGCCAGGGCCTGTTCGCCCGCTGGCGCTACCTGGAGGGGCGCGTGCCCGACCCTGCCTTCGTGCTGAACCAGCCGCAGCACCGCCATGCCACGTTCCTGATCGCCGCCGATAATTTCGGCTGCGGCAGCTCGCGCGAGCATGCGGCCTGGGCCCTGGCCGACTTCGGCATCCGCGCCGTCGTGGCGCCCGGGTTTGGCGAAATATTCCAGCGCAACTGCGTGCGCAACGGCATCTTGCCGGCGCGTGTCAGCGCGGACGGCTATGCGCGCCTGGCAGAGGCGGCACGGCTGGCAGGCGGCGGCTTGCGCCTGAGCATAGACCTGCACCATCAGCGCATCAACTGCGCGCAATTTTCGCTGACCTTCGACATCGAGCCGGACGATGCGGCGCGCCTGCTGCGCGGGACCGATGAAATCGCCGAAACGCTGGCGCATGCGGGTGCCATCGCCCGTTTCGCCGCCGCCGACCGGACGCGCCGGCCATGGGTGTACGAGCCGGGCTGGGAGCAGGGCGAAGCGTGCGTGGCCGACGCGCTGGCGCAGGAGGCGACATGA